From the genome of Desulforegulaceae bacterium:
AGCGGGTTTTTTATGGCTTTGATTATTCCGTTTTTTGTTGAGTTTTTTATAAGTGTTAGGCAAAGTCTTAAGGAAGAAGAAAATAATTAAATTTAAAATTTTATTATTAAATTAATTGGGCGGTAATTTGTTTACCGCCTTTTTTTTTACTTTTTTTATTTTACAACAAAGTTTGGGTTTAAAAGGTTTTTTTTGTTATAAATAAGGCTTTTACCTGATTCAAGATTTTTAACTTCAAGTCCAGCCCCTTCACAAACACAATGACCTGCTGCTGTGTCCCATTCCATTGTTGGTCCAGTTCTTGGATAAACATGGGCAAGGCCTTCAGCAATTTTACAAAATTTAAGGGAACTTCCAGCTGATATAAAATTTACTTTTCCATGAATTTTTTCTTTTTCTTTAATAAATTTTTTTAGTTCATCATTTTGATGTGATCTTGTTGCAATTATTGTATATTCTTTTGGTTTTGTTTTTGGAGACAAAACTTTGGCAGTTTTTATAAAATCTTTTAAATTTGATTTTAAATCTTTATTTTCAGATATATTTTCAATTTTATAGGATTTTTTATCATAGCCAAAATAAAGGGTTTTAAGTACAGGAAGATAAACAACCCCTGCAATGGGTTTGTTTTTATTTATAAGAGCTATATTTACTGTAAATTCATTGTTTTTTTTCAAAAATTCTTTTGTTCCGTCAAGGGGATCTACTAAAAAATAATAGTCCCAGTTTTTTCTTTTTTCATATTCAATGTTTTTTCCCTCTTCACTTAAAAGAGGGATATTTATTTTTTGCAAATGATTTTTAATAATTTTGTCTGCTTTTTTGTCAGCTATTGTTACAGGTGAATTATCAGATTTTTTTTCTATTTCAAAATCTGATTTTGGGTCATTGTAAATTTCCATTATTTTATTGCCGGCTTTTATTGCGGCAATTATTGATTCATAAACGCAGTTTTCAATATTCAAAATATTATCTCCTGTTTATTTAAATTTATCCGTGAAGTTTTATCCCTGAAAGTTTAAGTCCAGCCTCCATAATTATTTCTGATAAAGTGGGGTGGGCATGAACAGAATTTGCAAGTTCTTCATAAGATAAATTGTTTTGAACCATTAAGGCTGCTTCTCCGCATAAATCAGAAGCATTTGGCCCTATTAAGTGAGCTCCTAAAATTTTGTTTTTATTTTTATCTGCAACAAGAATTGCCTCTCCTGAAATTTCTCCAATTGAATGGGCTTTTCCAGATGTCCTGAAAAGGACTTTTTCTGTAAAAGGTTTATATCCTTTTTCTTTTGCTGTTTCTTCAGTTTCACCTATAAATCCAATTTCCGGGGAAGTGAAAATAGCAGAAGGAATTTTTGAATAATCAAGCTTTGTAAACTTGTTTCCAGAAATTTTTTCAGCACAAATTCTTCCTTCAAAATATGCAGTGTGGGCCAGCATGGAAAAATCAGGGCCCAAAATATCTCCTATGGCATAAATGTTTTTACAAGTTGTTTCATAATTTTCATCAACAATTATATATCCTGATTCATTGGTTTTAATATCTGCTTTATCAAGTTTAAGTTTACTTGTCATTGGTGTTCTTCCTGTGCAGACTGCAATTTTTTTGCAACTAATTTCATTTGTTTTTGCTTTTGTATTGCTGGGAATTGTTTCAATTATAAAGCCTGAATCTGTATTTTCTTTAATTTTAGCAAGTGAATTTGTAAAAACCTTTATTTTTTGTTTTTTAAATTCTCTTTCAAGATTTTTAGAAATATCTTTATGAAGATTTTTTATGGGAAGAAGTCTTTGTTTTTCTTCAATTAGATATACTTTTGATCCAAGTGAAGACAAAATTGAGGCAAATTCACATCCTATTATTCCTCCTCCAATAATTGCAATTGATTCTGGAATATAATCAAGTTTTAGAAGGTCATTGCTTGATAAAATATTTTTATGGTCAAATTCAAATCCTTTAAGCTCTTTTGTTTTAGTTCCTGCTGCAATTATAAGTTTTTTAAAATTTATTTCTTTTTCTTTGGTATCAGTTTTTATATTAACAGAGTTTTTCCCTGAAATTGAAGCAAATCCATTTATAATTTCTATTTTATTGTTTTTTAAAAGAGATTCTAATCCCTTTTTTTGAATATTTATAATTTTATTTTTTCTATTTTGAAGCTTAGCCATATTAAATTTTGGGCTATTGGTTAATTCAATCCCAAAATCATCAAAATCATTTGTTTTTTTAAATAATTCAGCACTTGCCTTAAAAATTTTAGAGGGAATACAGCCTTGGTTTAAGCAGGTTCCTCCAAGGGAATCTTTTTCTATTAAAATTACTTTATTTCCAAGTTGGGAAGCTCTTATTGCTGCTATATATCCTCCCGGGCCTCCGCCAATTATAATTATATCTGACATTTTTTTCCTAGTGTTTTAAAATTAATTGATAAATTAACAAAAGTTTGAAATATCTGAATTGTTTATTCTAAATTAAAAATTAAGTAAATATTTTAGATTTTATTTATTTAAACTATAAAATTGTTTAATTCTAAAGTCAGAATAAAATTTGAGCTGATCCGGGATTTTTAAAAGGAGAAATAATGGTAAAAAAAACAAAGATAAACAGCCGCCACCATGAAATGGGAGCAAATATGGCTGAGTTTGGCGGATATGAAATGCCTTTGTGGTATAAAACAGGGGCAAGAGATGAGCATATTTCAGTTTTAAGGGCTGCAGGTATTTTTGATACTTCCCATATGGCTTTTGTAAATGTTTTAGGAACCAATGCTCTTGAGCTTTTGCAAAAAACTTTTTCAAAGGATTTAAATGCTTGTATTGGCCCAAATAAGCTTCCCATTGCAGATAAAAGATGTGTTTATGGAGTTTTTTTAAATGAAACGGGTCATGTAATTGACGATGCTATTGTTTATAAATTTGCAGATAACAATTATGCTGTTGTTGTAAATGCGGGTATGGGCCGGGAAATAGCAGCTCATCTTGAAAAATATAAAGAAAATCTTGATGTAAAAATTATAGATTATTCAGATAATCTTGGAAAATTTGATATCCAGGGGCCTTTATCAGGAATAATTGTAAAATCTTTAATTAATCATCCAAAGGAAGTTTTTGATGGTTTTGTTTATTTTTCACACAAAGGTCATTTTGATAAATCTGTTCCAACTTCCTATGAAGTAACTTTAAAAGGCAGTAATATTCCAATTCTTCTTTCAAGAACAGGTTATTCAGGAGAATTTGGTTTTGAAATTTTTGTAGACCAAAAATATTTTCTTGAAGTCTGGGATCTTTTTGTTGAAGAAGGAAGAATTTTTGAGCTTACTCCCTGCGGTTTGGCAGCCAGAGATTCATTGCGGGCTGGAGCAGGTCTTCCACTTTCACACAAAGATATTGGAAACTGGCCATATATTAATCATCCCTGGGAGTTTACCCTTCCTTTTACTGATAACAAAAAAGGTTTTGGAAAAGAATTTGTTGGAAGCAAAGTTTTATTAAATTCTGATTATAAATATCACACTTATGCTTTTGTAGGTTCTGATTTAAGAAAAGTAAATCCTGAAGATGCTGTTGTTGTAGATGAAAATAACATTGAAATAGGCAGGATTTTAACTTGTGCCACTGATTTGGGCATAGACTGGGCCAATGGCAAAATCTTTTCTATTACAAGCCCTTTGGATTCTGGAAAGCCGCCTGGGTTTAGTCCTCGGGGATTAAGATGTGGATTTGTTCATGTTGATAAAAAATTAAATTTTGGCGACAAGGTTTATCTTAAATCCAAAAAAAGAAAACTTGATGCAATTATTGTAAATGAAATAAGACCCCACAAAACTGCTAGAAGGAAAATTAGTTCTATGCCTTAGGGGGATTTGGGTAATGGGCAGAGCCAGAGCTTGGGAACCAGCAGGCTTTGATTCAAGTATATGAAATAACAGAGTTTGTTTGCCCAGATTCATAGGGCTAGCAAATTAATCATCAGACTTCATACCTTAAAGGAGAAAAAAAATGAAAGAAATAAATGAACTTAATCTGCCTGAAAACATATTTTATACAGATCAGCATGAGTGGGTTGAAACAGGTGAAGTGGTAAAAGTTGGAGTTTCAGATTATGCCCAGGATCAGCTCGGAGATATTGTTTTTGTTGAGCTTCCTGAAGTAGGTGATTCTTTTGAAAAAGGTGATGAATGCGCAACTCTTGAATCTGTAAAAGCTGTTTCTGAGATTTATTGTCCGGTTTCCGGTGAAGTTGTTGAAATAAATGAGGCTTTAGAAGATGAACCAGGTCTTATAAATGAAGATCCCTATGAAAAAGGCTGGATGTTTAAAGTAAAAGTTGAAGGTTCCATTGACGGACTTATGGACAAAGCCGCTTATCTTGCCATGCTTAAAGGAGAGTAAATAATGCATTACATCCCACATACCAAAGAGGATGTTGAAAAAATGCTTGCTTCCATTGGAGCAAAAACTGAAGATGATGTTTTTAAGGGGATTCCTTCAAATCTTAGAAGAAAATCTCCCTTAAATCTTGATGAGCCCATGAGCGAGTGGGAAATCATTGACAAGATGAGAAAAATTTCATCTGAAATGATCCCTTCATCTGAAAAAACTATTTTCATGGGAGCAGGAAGTTATTTGCACAATATTCCTTCAGTTGTGCCTTATCTTGTTTCAAGGTCAGAGTTTACAACTGCATATACACCGTATCAGCCGGAAGTAAGTCAGGGAACTTTGCAGGCAATTTATGAATATCAGACTTTTACTTCTAATCTTCTGGGAATGGATATTGCCAATGCTTCTATGTATGACGGTGCAACTTCTCTTGCTGAAGCACTTTTAATGTCTTTAAGAATTAAAAAAAAGACATCAAAAATTGTAATTTCAGAAGCTGTTAATCCATTTTATAAAAAAGTTGTTGAAACATATTTTGAGCCCACAGAATTTGAAATAATTTATCTTCCTTTTGATGAAAATGGAAAAACAGATATTTCAAAACTTTCAAATTCAAAAGACATTGCCGGATTTGCTGTTCAGTCACCAAATTTTTTTGGAATAATTGAAGACAACGAAAAAATTTCTGAAATATGTGAAAAAAATAAAATCCTTTTTGTTTCATGTTTTAGTGAGCCTTTTGCTTTTGGGCTTTATAAGCCTTCCGGAGTTTACGGAGCAGATATTGTCTGCGGTGAAGGACAAAGTATGGGAATTCCCCAGTCTTTTGGAGGGCCGGGTCTTGGAATGTTTGCTGCCAAAGAAAAATATATGCGTCAAATGCCAGGTCGCCTTTGCGGACAAACTGTTGATAAAAACGGAAAAAGGGGATTTGTTCTTACAATTTCCACAAGGGAGCAGCATATAAGAAGGGAAAAAGCAACTTCAAATATTTGCTCCAATCAGGGACTTTGTGCTCTTACTTCTGCTGTATTCATGTCCTGTCTTGGAAAAACCGGTTTAAAAGAAATTGCTAAAATAAATCATAATAATGCTTCCTGGTTAAGAAAAAAACTTATTGAGCTTGGATTTGAGGACAAATTTAAAAACTCAGCTTTTTTCAATGAATTTGTATTAAAAGCTCCAATTGGTTTTGAAAATGTCTGGGAAAAACTTTGTGAAAAGCAAATTGTCTGCGGTCTTCCAATTTCTAAGTTTTTCAATGATTTTGAAAATAGTTATTTGTTTTGCGTAACTGAAGCTTTTTCAAAGGAAAATATGGAAAATCTTCTTGAAAATATTAAAAAGGAGGTAGGCAATGATTAATGATAAGCTTACCGGACTTGTGCTTGACGAGCCTTTATTGTGGGAAAAGGGAAGTAAAGGAAGAATTGGTATTTCTATTCCAAAACAGGAAATTGAAGCTTCTAAACCAGACCCAAATCTTATTTGGGACGGGCCTGATTTTCCAGAACTTTCAGAAGTTGATGTTGTAAGGCATTTTACAAGACTTTCAACCTGGAATTTTGGAGTTGATTCAGGAATGTATCCCCTTGGTTCATGCACAATGAAATACAATCCAAAGCTCAATGAAAAAACAGCTTCAATGGAAGGTTTTTCAAGTTCCCATCCTCTTTTGCCTGAAAATCTTTGCCAGGGTACATTAAGGCTTATCTATGACCTTGAAAGGCTTTTGTGCGAAATTACAGGTCTTGATGTGTTTACTCTACAGCCTGCTGCCGGAGCCCAGGGTGAGTTGTGCGGAATGTTAGTGTTTAATGCCTATCATAAAAAAATGGGTAAAAGGCGGAAAAAAATTATAATTCCAGATACCGCACATGGAACAAACCCTGCTTCTTGTGCTTTATGCGGATTTGATACCATTGGTCTTGTTTCAGGAGCTGATGGTATTTTGCATCCGGACGCTGTAAGAGAAATTATGGATGAAGACACAGCAGGAATAATGATTACAAATCCCAATACCCTTGGTCTTTTTGAGGAAAATATTAAAGAGATTGCTGAAATTGTCCATGAAAAAGGCGGTCTTGTTTATTGTGACGGAGCAAACATGAATGCAATCATGGGTGCTGTGAGCATGAGAGAAATTGGAGTTGATGTTATTCATTTAAATCTTCACAAAACTTTTTCCACACCACATGGAGGCGGAGGTCCTGGAGCTGGTCCTGTTGGAGTTGTAAAAGAACTTGAAGAATTTCTTCCTGTTCCAAGGGTGGAAAAAAACGGTGATAAGTTTATATTTAACTCTGATTTTCCTTATTCTATTGGAAAGCTTCATGCTTTTCACGGAAACTACGGGGTTCTTATCAAGGCTTACACCTATATTCTTTCCATGGGTAAAGAGCTTTTTGATGCAAGCACAAAAGCTGTGTTAAATGCAAACTATATAAAAGAAAATTTAAAAGATATTTATCATCTTCCATACAAAAAACCTTGTATGCATGAATGTGTTTTTACAGATAAAAACTTTGAAGAATACAAAGTAACAACACTTGATATTGCAAAAAGACTTCTTGATTTTGGATTCCATCCTCCAACAATTTATTTTCCCCTTGTTGTTAACGGGGCAATAATGATTGAGCCTACAGAATCAGAATCAAAAGAAGAAATAGATAAATTTATAAAAGTAATGAAGCAGATTGCAAAGGAAGCAAAAGAAAATCCTGATATTTTGCATAGTGCTCCAAATAATACCAAAGTTGGCAGACTTGACGAAACCCTTGCAGCAAGAAAACCAAAGCTAAAAGGTTAATGAAAAAAGAACTTGTATTTTTAGACATGGGGAGGACTTTTTATAAGTATTCCCTTTTGTTTCAGGAAAAAATTGTTGAAGAAAAAATAAAGAATTTCTTATCAAAAGATTTTCTTCTTTTTACAGAACATGAGCCTGTGATTACCCTTGGTAAAAGGGGAGGGAAAGAGTTTGTTTTAAGGGAAAAACCTTTTTTAAAGAAAAATAATGTAAGTATTATTGAGACTTCAAGGGGTGGACTTGCAACATGTCATTTACCTGGTCAGGCTGTTTTTTATCCCATTTTAAATCTTAGAGGTTTAAATATAGGAGTAAGAGAATATTCCAGTAAATTAATGGATACAATTGAGGATTTTTTAAAAAAATATAAAGTTAAATCTTTTAGAACTGAAAATTATCCCGGAGTTTTTGTTAATAATAAAAAGATTGCAAGTATTGGTCTTTCCATAAAAAAAAATATTTGTTTTCATGGATTAAGCATTAATATTAATAATGACAATTCTCTTTTTGACTGTATTGTTGCCTGCGGTTTGAAAAATGTGGTGATGACAAGACTTTGTGATGAAACAGATATGGAAATAAATATGGATAAGGTAAAAACTGATTTTTTGGATTCTTTTGTTAAAGTTTTTGAATTTGAAATTTTCCATTAAACTGATTATTTTCTAGGTTTGCAGTTGAGTATATAAAAAAAATTTTAGGAAAGAATAATGTCCCAAACCTATTCAAGAAAAATATTAAAAGACCAGGGTATCAGGGTTTCAAAACCAAAATGGCTTAGAAAACCCCTTCCTTCAGGGCCTGAATATGAAAAAATACAGTCACTTTTAAAAAAAGGCGGACTTCACACTGTATGCTCACAGGCAAAATGTCCAAATCAGTTTGAGTGCTATTCAAAGGGAACAGCAACTTTTCTTATTCTTGGGGAAAAGTGTACAAGAAATTGTAAGTTTTGTGCAATTGAACAGTCTTTTAACGAGGCTGTTGATAAAGACGAGCCAAAAAAAGTTGCAAATGCTGCAAAGGAAATGGACCTTAAATATGTTGTTGTAACTTCAGTTACACGAGATGACCTTGAAGACGGCGGAGCATTTCTTTTTGCAGAAGTTATTTGTGAACTTAAAAAAAATATTAAAAATGTTTTTGTAGAAGTTCTTATCCCTGATTTCAAGGGAAATGAAAAAGCTCTTGATATAGTTTTAAATGCCAATCCTGATGTTTTGAATCACAATGTTGAAACATCAAAAAATATTTATGAAAAAGCAAGACCCATGGCAGATTATGAGCAGTCTTTAAAGGTTTTGTCATATTGTAAAAACAAAAGACCTGATATTTATGTTAAGTCCGGACTTATGACAGGTCTTGGGGAAACAAGGGAAGAACTTGATAAAACAATAAAAGATATAAAAAATTCAGGAGCTGATTTTATAACAATAGGACAATATTTACAGCCTTCCCTAAATCATCTTTTAGTTGAAAAATTTTATTCTCCCCAGGAATTTGAAGATATAAGAAAATTTTGTGAAAATCTTGGTTTTAAAGGGGTTGCTTCCGGACCTTTTGTCAGAAGTTCTTATAAGGCTTTTGAGATGTTTGGTTTGAATAAATAGTTGGTGTTTGTCTTGGACTCGTTCCTAGGTTCTGATTTGGACTGGAGCTCGTTAGAGGCTCGTTCCCAAGCTCTGATTTGTGCTGGAATTTATTAGGGGCTCGTTCCCAAGCTCCAGCTTGGGAATGTAAATATTTGAAATAACAGATTTTATTGACACAGACTCATAAAGCAAGCTAATTAGCCAGCAAGCTTTTTTATCTGGGATATGGGTTCCCAAGCAATGAGCTTGGGAACCAGCAGGCTTCGAGTTTGATTTAGATTCATACTTATTCGAGGGCTCGTTCCCAGGCTCTGATTTGGACTGGAACTCGTTAGGGGCTCGTTCCCAAGCTCCAGCTT
Proteins encoded in this window:
- the cysQ gene encoding 3'(2'),5'-bisphosphate nucleotidase CysQ; the encoded protein is MNIENCVYESIIAAIKAGNKIMEIYNDPKSDFEIEKKSDNSPVTIADKKADKIIKNHLQKINIPLLSEEGKNIEYEKRKNWDYYFLVDPLDGTKEFLKKNNEFTVNIALINKNKPIAGVVYLPVLKTLYFGYDKKSYKIENISENKDLKSNLKDFIKTAKVLSPKTKPKEYTIIATRSHQNDELKKFIKEKEKIHGKVNFISAGSSLKFCKIAEGLAHVYPRTGPTMEWDTAAGHCVCEGAGLEVKNLESGKSLIYNKKNLLNPNFVVK
- the lpdA gene encoding dihydrolipoyl dehydrogenase, with translation MSDIIIIGGGPGGYIAAIRASQLGNKVILIEKDSLGGTCLNQGCIPSKIFKASAELFKKTNDFDDFGIELTNSPKFNMAKLQNRKNKIINIQKKGLESLLKNNKIEIINGFASISGKNSVNIKTDTKEKEINFKKLIIAAGTKTKELKGFEFDHKNILSSNDLLKLDYIPESIAIIGGGIIGCEFASILSSLGSKVYLIEEKQRLLPIKNLHKDISKNLEREFKKQKIKVFTNSLAKIKENTDSGFIIETIPSNTKAKTNEISCKKIAVCTGRTPMTSKLKLDKADIKTNESGYIIVDENYETTCKNIYAIGDILGPDFSMLAHTAYFEGRICAEKISGNKFTKLDYSKIPSAIFTSPEIGFIGETEETAKEKGYKPFTEKVLFRTSGKAHSIGEISGEAILVADKNKNKILGAHLIGPNASDLCGEAALMVQNNLSYEELANSVHAHPTLSEIIMEAGLKLSGIKLHG
- a CDS encoding aminomethyltransferase family protein, which gives rise to MVKKTKINSRHHEMGANMAEFGGYEMPLWYKTGARDEHISVLRAAGIFDTSHMAFVNVLGTNALELLQKTFSKDLNACIGPNKLPIADKRCVYGVFLNETGHVIDDAIVYKFADNNYAVVVNAGMGREIAAHLEKYKENLDVKIIDYSDNLGKFDIQGPLSGIIVKSLINHPKEVFDGFVYFSHKGHFDKSVPTSYEVTLKGSNIPILLSRTGYSGEFGFEIFVDQKYFLEVWDLFVEEGRIFELTPCGLAARDSLRAGAGLPLSHKDIGNWPYINHPWEFTLPFTDNKKGFGKEFVGSKVLLNSDYKYHTYAFVGSDLRKVNPEDAVVVDENNIEIGRILTCATDLGIDWANGKIFSITSPLDSGKPPGFSPRGLRCGFVHVDKKLNFGDKVYLKSKKRKLDAIIVNEIRPHKTARRKISSMP
- the gcvH gene encoding glycine cleavage system protein GcvH, which codes for MKEINELNLPENIFYTDQHEWVETGEVVKVGVSDYAQDQLGDIVFVELPEVGDSFEKGDECATLESVKAVSEIYCPVSGEVVEINEALEDEPGLINEDPYEKGWMFKVKVEGSIDGLMDKAAYLAMLKGE
- the gcvPA gene encoding aminomethyl-transferring glycine dehydrogenase subunit GcvPA, with translation MHYIPHTKEDVEKMLASIGAKTEDDVFKGIPSNLRRKSPLNLDEPMSEWEIIDKMRKISSEMIPSSEKTIFMGAGSYLHNIPSVVPYLVSRSEFTTAYTPYQPEVSQGTLQAIYEYQTFTSNLLGMDIANASMYDGATSLAEALLMSLRIKKKTSKIVISEAVNPFYKKVVETYFEPTEFEIIYLPFDENGKTDISKLSNSKDIAGFAVQSPNFFGIIEDNEKISEICEKNKILFVSCFSEPFAFGLYKPSGVYGADIVCGEGQSMGIPQSFGGPGLGMFAAKEKYMRQMPGRLCGQTVDKNGKRGFVLTISTREQHIRREKATSNICSNQGLCALTSAVFMSCLGKTGLKEIAKINHNNASWLRKKLIELGFEDKFKNSAFFNEFVLKAPIGFENVWEKLCEKQIVCGLPISKFFNDFENSYLFCVTEAFSKENMENLLENIKKEVGND
- the gcvPB gene encoding aminomethyl-transferring glycine dehydrogenase subunit GcvPB; the encoded protein is MINDKLTGLVLDEPLLWEKGSKGRIGISIPKQEIEASKPDPNLIWDGPDFPELSEVDVVRHFTRLSTWNFGVDSGMYPLGSCTMKYNPKLNEKTASMEGFSSSHPLLPENLCQGTLRLIYDLERLLCEITGLDVFTLQPAAGAQGELCGMLVFNAYHKKMGKRRKKIIIPDTAHGTNPASCALCGFDTIGLVSGADGILHPDAVREIMDEDTAGIMITNPNTLGLFEENIKEIAEIVHEKGGLVYCDGANMNAIMGAVSMREIGVDVIHLNLHKTFSTPHGGGGPGAGPVGVVKELEEFLPVPRVEKNGDKFIFNSDFPYSIGKLHAFHGNYGVLIKAYTYILSMGKELFDASTKAVLNANYIKENLKDIYHLPYKKPCMHECVFTDKNFEEYKVTTLDIAKRLLDFGFHPPTIYFPLVVNGAIMIEPTESESKEEIDKFIKVMKQIAKEAKENPDILHSAPNNTKVGRLDETLAARKPKLKG
- the lipB gene encoding lipoyl(octanoyl) transferase LipB, yielding MKKELVFLDMGRTFYKYSLLFQEKIVEEKIKNFLSKDFLLFTEHEPVITLGKRGGKEFVLREKPFLKKNNVSIIETSRGGLATCHLPGQAVFYPILNLRGLNIGVREYSSKLMDTIEDFLKKYKVKSFRTENYPGVFVNNKKIASIGLSIKKNICFHGLSININNDNSLFDCIVACGLKNVVMTRLCDETDMEINMDKVKTDFLDSFVKVFEFEIFH
- the lipA gene encoding lipoyl synthase, whose protein sequence is MSQTYSRKILKDQGIRVSKPKWLRKPLPSGPEYEKIQSLLKKGGLHTVCSQAKCPNQFECYSKGTATFLILGEKCTRNCKFCAIEQSFNEAVDKDEPKKVANAAKEMDLKYVVVTSVTRDDLEDGGAFLFAEVICELKKNIKNVFVEVLIPDFKGNEKALDIVLNANPDVLNHNVETSKNIYEKARPMADYEQSLKVLSYCKNKRPDIYVKSGLMTGLGETREELDKTIKDIKNSGADFITIGQYLQPSLNHLLVEKFYSPQEFEDIRKFCENLGFKGVASGPFVRSSYKAFEMFGLNK